One Streptomyces sp. B21-105 genomic region harbors:
- a CDS encoding sensor histidine kinase: MNTLAITTLVLLTLAAVVAVAAVWVTRRRWLAARQQALLLAREQQATEQALDRLVHEVLPQIHKVGGRAAPPVLSPELTGTAVGERLELAVKATAGLAQAIVRDIQYAAHQEIEQVKTRGAEELRRAHTDAQAQIARVQANAVRSTEAAVRSVSSALVGMAARTSRRVSEGVRAHQDDAAFETLTGIDRTVQQTLLVAQGWTVLAGGKLTRHWTTTTLTDVVRAAMGYVEDYQRVAPQELPLAVKTRVVGPVVHTLALLLDNALRFSPPQSRVHVSFEQGHHGVTVIVDDSGLQMTPEQLDEARDVLTGQRTDDITQLGALPKTGFRVAAALARAYGFRVDVQAPNALLGTRALLTLPQDLLTTVAEAAPAPALSADSVPQGALAPVPESRLALAPPARGPQPVAVPAHPPAEERLDAPAAAGTTASGLTRRNRRGTPAPAPARRPANAEPGRASVIASWARGTQAARAELDAAPSLTPDEQGHEA; encoded by the coding sequence ATGAACACGCTCGCCATCACCACACTCGTCCTGCTCACCCTCGCGGCCGTCGTCGCCGTGGCAGCGGTCTGGGTCACCCGTCGCCGCTGGCTCGCGGCACGGCAGCAGGCACTTCTCCTGGCCCGCGAGCAGCAGGCCACCGAGCAGGCTCTGGACCGGCTGGTCCACGAGGTGCTGCCGCAGATCCACAAGGTCGGCGGCCGGGCTGCTCCGCCTGTTCTGTCGCCGGAGCTGACCGGCACCGCGGTCGGCGAGCGGCTGGAGCTCGCGGTCAAGGCCACCGCCGGCCTCGCCCAGGCCATCGTCCGTGACATCCAGTACGCCGCGCACCAGGAGATCGAACAGGTCAAAACGCGCGGAGCGGAGGAGCTGCGCCGTGCGCACACCGACGCGCAAGCGCAGATCGCCCGCGTGCAGGCGAACGCCGTGCGGTCGACCGAGGCCGCGGTGCGCAGCGTGTCTTCGGCGCTGGTGGGAATGGCCGCCCGGACCAGCCGCAGGGTCAGCGAGGGGGTCCGGGCGCACCAGGACGACGCCGCCTTCGAGACGCTGACCGGGATCGACCGCACCGTCCAGCAGACGCTGCTGGTCGCGCAGGGCTGGACGGTCCTGGCCGGCGGCAAGCTGACCCGGCACTGGACCACCACGACCCTGACCGATGTGGTGCGGGCCGCGATGGGCTACGTCGAGGACTACCAGCGCGTGGCACCGCAGGAGCTGCCCCTCGCGGTGAAGACCCGTGTCGTCGGGCCCGTAGTGCACACCCTCGCCCTCCTGCTGGACAACGCGCTGCGGTTCTCCCCGCCGCAGTCCCGCGTCCACGTCTCCTTCGAGCAGGGCCACCACGGGGTCACCGTCATCGTGGACGACAGCGGCCTGCAGATGACGCCGGAGCAGCTCGACGAGGCACGGGACGTCCTCACCGGCCAGCGCACCGACGACATCACGCAGCTCGGCGCCCTGCCCAAAACCGGTTTCCGGGTCGCCGCCGCTCTCGCTCGCGCCTACGGCTTCCGGGTCGACGTCCAGGCCCCCAACGCGCTGCTGGGCACCCGCGCGCTCCTCACCCTGCCCCAGGACCTCCTCACCACCGTGGCCGAGGCCGCACCCGCACCCGCGCTGTCGGCGGACAGCGTCCCGCAAGGCGCGCTCGCCCCCGTCCCGGAGAGCCGCCTGGCACTGGCCCCGCCCGCGCGAGGACCGCAGCCCGTCGCCGTACCGGCACACCCGCCGGCAGAGGAGCGCCTCGATGCGCCGGCCGCTGCCGGGACGACGGCCAGCGGGCTGACGCGGCGCAACCGGCGCGGCACCCCGGCACCTGCTCCAGCCCGCCGCCCGGCCAATGCGGAGCCGGGACGCGCGAGCGTGATCGCCTCCTGGGCCCGCGGCACCCAGGCGGCACGCGCCGAACTTGACGCCGCCCCCTCCCTGACCCCTGACGAGCAAGGACACGAGGCATGA
- a CDS encoding roadblock/LC7 domain-containing protein, whose protein sequence is MSEKNIGWFLERLEETDGVEYAVLVAADGMSPDYTPRLPQEQAEKIAAITSTLWAASRAYDHETGGGGVRQFVMESVDHISLLVPAGENTMLAVRTSSPNVDVGVISEAALRLAGSVGDHLGVKTRVTSGVEAPPA, encoded by the coding sequence ATGAGCGAGAAGAACATCGGCTGGTTCCTGGAGCGCCTGGAGGAGACCGACGGCGTGGAGTACGCCGTGCTCGTCGCGGCCGACGGCATGAGCCCGGACTACACGCCCCGCCTCCCGCAGGAGCAGGCGGAGAAGATCGCCGCCATCACCTCGACGCTGTGGGCGGCGTCACGGGCCTACGACCACGAGACCGGCGGCGGGGGCGTGCGCCAGTTCGTCATGGAGTCGGTCGACCACATCTCCCTGCTCGTCCCGGCCGGGGAGAACACGATGCTCGCCGTCCGCACCAGCAGCCCCAACGTCGACGTCGGCGTGATCAGCGAGGCCGCCCTGCGGCTGGCGGGAAGCGTCGGCGATCATCTGGGCGTCAAGACCCGGGTGACCAGCGGCGTGGAAGCACCGCCGGCATGA
- a CDS encoding DUF742 domain-containing protein: protein MSRPRQDPDLVRPYVRTGGRTRPSTDVRLESVVFAATGTHPGLNADGRRLLALFAGSRGGGLAVAEIASELALPPSTTRILVADLIGLGLMTLAQAHDAERPPASLIERVLHGLRAHA, encoded by the coding sequence ATGAGCAGGCCGCGGCAGGATCCCGACCTGGTCAGGCCCTACGTCCGCACGGGCGGACGTACCCGCCCCAGCACGGACGTGCGTCTGGAGAGCGTGGTCTTCGCCGCGACCGGCACACACCCCGGACTTAATGCCGACGGACGCCGCCTGCTGGCTCTGTTCGCCGGCTCCCGCGGCGGCGGTCTGGCCGTCGCCGAGATCGCCTCCGAACTCGCTCTGCCGCCCTCGACCACCCGCATCCTCGTCGCCGACCTCATCGGACTCGGGCTGATGACCCTCGCCCAGGCCCACGACGCCGAACGCCCTCCCGCCTCACTGATCGAAAGGGTCCTTCATGGCCTCCGCGCTCACGCCTGA
- a CDS encoding GTP-binding protein has translation MASALTPDRFVAPTVTATAKIVVAGAFGVGKTTFVGSVSEVPPVHMEETITRASALVDDLARTPEKSTTTVGVDFGRKHLGDDLVLYLFGTPGQARFRFLWEELIVGALGALVLVDPRDLDASHEILTLLEEAEVAYAVAVNQFDGAPLYPLAEIHEALVLEGNTPLSVCDARERASCMQALIQLTEYLARLEPRP, from the coding sequence ATGGCCTCCGCGCTCACGCCTGACCGGTTCGTCGCGCCGACGGTGACGGCGACCGCGAAGATCGTGGTCGCCGGAGCCTTCGGCGTGGGCAAGACCACGTTCGTCGGCAGCGTCTCCGAAGTGCCGCCCGTGCACATGGAAGAGACCATCACCCGGGCCAGCGCTCTGGTCGACGACCTGGCCCGCACGCCGGAGAAGTCCACCACCACCGTCGGCGTCGACTTCGGGCGCAAGCACCTCGGCGACGACCTGGTGCTGTACCTGTTCGGCACCCCGGGCCAGGCCCGGTTCCGGTTCCTGTGGGAGGAGCTGATCGTCGGCGCCCTCGGCGCCCTGGTCCTGGTCGACCCCCGCGACCTCGATGCCTCCCACGAGATCCTCACCCTCCTCGAAGAGGCCGAAGTGGCGTACGCGGTCGCGGTCAACCAGTTCGACGGCGCACCCCTCTACCCGCTCGCCGAGATCCACGAGGCGCTCGTCCTGGAGGGAAACACCCCGCTGAGCGTGTGCGACGCCCGCGAGCGGGCGTCGTGCATGCAGGCCCTGATCCAGCTCACCGAATACCTCGCACGTCTGGAGCCCCGACCGTGA
- a CDS encoding cytochrome P450 — protein MSTAPLRISLYEPDFAQDPHAFYRRMREQFGPLVPVDLAPGVPATLVVGYEAARRILGDPQRFPADPRRWQTTVPDACPIRPMMEYRPNALRSAGAEHARYRAANTAALQAVDQHALRDHVEEVAAQTISVFAAEGKADLLAQYAWPLAFNTLSHLLGCPDEVGRRIADGMSKIFDGVNASIGNQILAQAVTDLVSRRRAHPGDDVTSRLLVHVARLNDMEMGQQLITLYGAGIEPLTNLITNTLLEMLTNPDFSGDLHAGDASVREALDTVLYRDPPLANFSMSYPPRPADVGGYLLPADEPVVISYAACNNDPDLGGRTPLGNRAHLAWGAGPHSCPASSHAYLIAEAAILHILDALPEMDLATRREDLTWRPGPFHRSLVTLPVTFPTS, from the coding sequence GTGAGCACCGCGCCCCTTCGCATCTCCCTGTACGAGCCGGACTTCGCCCAAGACCCGCACGCCTTCTACCGGCGTATGCGCGAGCAGTTCGGTCCCCTGGTCCCGGTGGACCTGGCGCCCGGCGTGCCCGCCACGCTGGTCGTCGGCTATGAGGCGGCCCGCCGTATCCTCGGCGACCCGCAGCGCTTCCCTGCCGACCCGCGCCGGTGGCAGACCACCGTCCCGGACGCCTGCCCCATCCGGCCGATGATGGAGTACCGGCCCAACGCGCTGCGCTCCGCCGGCGCCGAGCACGCCCGCTACCGGGCCGCGAACACCGCCGCGTTGCAGGCCGTCGACCAGCACGCGCTGCGCGATCACGTCGAGGAGGTCGCTGCCCAGACCATCAGCGTCTTCGCTGCCGAGGGGAAGGCCGACCTGCTGGCCCAGTACGCCTGGCCGCTCGCCTTCAACACGCTCAGCCACCTGCTCGGCTGCCCCGACGAGGTCGGGCGACGGATCGCGGACGGCATGTCCAAGATCTTCGACGGGGTCAACGCCTCCATCGGCAACCAGATCCTCGCCCAAGCCGTCACCGACCTCGTCTCCCGGCGCCGGGCGCATCCCGGCGACGACGTGACCAGCAGGCTCCTCGTCCACGTCGCGCGGCTGAACGACATGGAGATGGGCCAGCAGCTCATCACCCTCTACGGCGCGGGCATCGAACCGCTGACCAACCTGATCACCAACACCCTCCTGGAGATGCTCACCAACCCGGATTTCTCCGGGGACCTGCACGCCGGCGACGCCTCCGTCCGCGAAGCCCTGGACACGGTGCTGTACCGCGACCCCCCGCTCGCGAACTTCTCCATGAGCTACCCGCCCCGGCCTGCCGACGTCGGCGGCTACCTGCTCCCGGCCGACGAGCCGGTGGTCATCAGCTACGCCGCCTGCAACAACGACCCCGATCTCGGCGGGCGCACGCCGCTGGGCAACCGCGCCCACCTCGCCTGGGGCGCTGGCCCGCACAGCTGCCCGGCCAGCTCTCACGCCTACCTCATCGCCGAGGCCGCCATCCTCCACATCCTCGACGCCCTGCCCGAAATGGACCTCGCCACCCGCCGCGAGGACCTCACCTGGCGCCCCGGCCCCTTCCACCGGTCCCTGGTGACCCTCCCGGTCACCTTCCCCACCAGCTGA
- a CDS encoding cytochrome P450 family protein, which yields MPEQQILVLDPTGSDPDAEHQALRERGPATLVDILGVRAWSVSDPALLKELLTSKDVSKDGRAHWPAFAETVPTWPLALWVAVENMFTAYGANHSRLRRMVAPALSARRTAALQTGIETLVTGLLDDLDALPAGESSDLREHLAYPLPIAVIGQLMGVPADQRAEFRTVVDNVFATHLTAEEQAANTAALYGLLDALIATKRTRPDEDTTSLLIATRDEEGDGSALSDAELRDTLLLMISAGYETTVNVIDQALTTLLSDPEQLAHVRDGRCTWQDIVEETLRHEPAVKHLPLRYALTDIPLPDGQTIRSGDAVLASYAAANRHPGLHQDADQFDATRISKEHLAFGHGVHFCLGAPLARLEVATALRLFFERFPDAQLATKREDLQRLPSLISNGHTSVPVLLRPTTTD from the coding sequence GTGCCCGAACAGCAGATACTCGTCCTCGACCCCACCGGCAGCGACCCGGACGCCGAACACCAGGCCCTGCGCGAGCGCGGCCCCGCCACCCTCGTGGACATCCTCGGCGTGCGCGCCTGGTCCGTCTCCGACCCGGCTCTCCTGAAGGAACTGCTCACCAGTAAGGACGTCTCCAAGGACGGCCGCGCCCACTGGCCGGCCTTCGCCGAGACCGTCCCCACCTGGCCGCTGGCCCTGTGGGTCGCGGTGGAGAACATGTTCACCGCCTACGGCGCCAACCACAGCCGCCTGCGCCGCATGGTCGCCCCCGCCCTCTCCGCCCGCCGCACCGCCGCCCTCCAGACGGGCATCGAGACCCTGGTCACCGGGCTGCTCGACGACCTCGACGCCCTCCCGGCCGGGGAAAGTTCCGACCTGCGCGAGCACCTCGCCTACCCGCTGCCGATCGCCGTCATCGGACAGCTCATGGGCGTCCCCGCCGACCAGCGCGCCGAGTTCCGCACCGTGGTCGACAACGTCTTCGCCACCCACCTCACCGCCGAGGAACAGGCGGCCAACACCGCCGCCCTCTACGGCCTGCTGGACGCCCTCATCGCCACCAAGCGGACCAGGCCCGACGAGGACACGACCTCGCTGCTGATCGCCACCCGCGACGAGGAAGGCGACGGTTCCGCCCTCAGCGACGCCGAACTGCGCGACACGCTCCTGCTGATGATCAGCGCCGGGTACGAGACCACTGTCAACGTCATCGACCAGGCCCTCACCACCCTGCTGTCCGACCCGGAGCAGCTCGCCCACGTCCGGGACGGACGGTGCACCTGGCAGGACATCGTCGAGGAGACCCTGCGGCACGAGCCCGCGGTCAAGCACCTGCCCCTGCGCTACGCCCTCACCGACATCCCGCTCCCCGACGGGCAGACCATCCGGTCCGGCGACGCCGTCCTCGCCTCCTACGCCGCCGCCAACCGACACCCCGGCCTGCACCAGGACGCCGACCAGTTCGACGCCACCCGGATCAGCAAGGAGCACCTCGCCTTCGGGCACGGCGTCCACTTCTGCCTCGGTGCCCCGCTGGCCCGCCTCGAAGTCGCCACGGCACTGCGCCTGTTCTTCGAGCGCTTCCCCGACGCCCAGCTCGCCACCAAGCGCGAAGACCTGCAGCGCCTACCGAGCCTCATCAGCAACGGACACACCAGCGTCCCCGTCCTGCTGCGCCCCACGACGACCGACTGA
- a CDS encoding LuxR C-terminal-related transcriptional regulator, with amino-acid sequence MTALAPTQPLTPSEQRIAQHVIKGLDAREIAAATQLKPNTVHSTLRTVRWKLACPERCSLAVVAHRLLDSGQVTAPTPPRPAPDLSPEQISLLKAAAEHTLPRDIALAAGLAPADLRDALDQLHAATGAQDTTELVVLAHSWQLLPAEQAAHATRSGATQ; translated from the coding sequence ATGACCGCCCTCGCCCCAACACAGCCCCTCACCCCGTCCGAACAGCGCATCGCCCAGCACGTGATCAAGGGCCTGGACGCTCGCGAGATCGCAGCCGCCACCCAGCTCAAGCCGAACACCGTGCACTCCACGCTGCGCACCGTGCGATGGAAGCTGGCCTGTCCCGAACGCTGCTCCCTCGCCGTCGTCGCCCACCGTCTTCTCGACTCCGGCCAGGTCACCGCCCCGACACCGCCACGCCCCGCTCCGGATCTCAGCCCCGAGCAGATCAGCCTGCTCAAGGCCGCCGCCGAACACACCCTGCCCCGCGACATCGCCCTCGCCGCCGGCCTCGCCCCGGCCGACCTACGCGACGCACTCGACCAACTCCACGCCGCCACAGGAGCACAGGACACCACCGAACTGGTGGTCCTGGCGCACAGCTGGCAGCTGCTACCGGCCGAGCAAGCCGCCCACGCGACGCGAAGCGGGGCAACCCAGTGA
- a CDS encoding DUF6624 domain-containing protein produces the protein MTTDEPQRPDLARELIARATESAAHRAKRVRDQLDAVQLGQGRHTDHANTKVLRRILADHDWPGHRLVGPDAARAAWSIALHSDDEPDFQRAAATLLGRAVQAGDALVQHWAHLHDRTLITSGRDQEYGTQLLLRADGIELCPLRAPESVDARRATVGLPPIAVALKTVRRRYTPYGSADEAPTVVLAGAA, from the coding sequence GTGACAACCGACGAACCGCAGCGGCCCGACCTCGCCCGCGAGCTGATCGCCCGCGCCACGGAATCGGCCGCACACCGGGCCAAGCGCGTGCGCGACCAGCTCGACGCCGTCCAACTCGGACAAGGCCGGCACACCGACCACGCCAACACCAAGGTGCTGCGCCGCATCCTGGCCGACCACGACTGGCCCGGCCACCGCCTCGTCGGCCCCGACGCGGCCCGCGCCGCCTGGAGTATCGCCCTGCACAGCGACGACGAACCCGACTTCCAGCGCGCCGCCGCCACCCTGCTGGGACGTGCGGTCCAGGCCGGCGACGCACTGGTCCAACACTGGGCGCACCTGCACGACCGCACCCTCATCACCAGCGGGCGAGACCAGGAGTACGGCACCCAGCTCCTGCTGCGCGCCGACGGCATCGAACTGTGCCCGCTGCGCGCGCCGGAGTCAGTCGACGCACGCAGGGCCACCGTCGGTCTGCCGCCGATCGCCGTCGCGCTGAAGACAGTGCGCCGCCGGTACACCCCCTACGGCTCTGCCGATGAGGCCCCGACCGTCGTCCTCGCGGGGGCCGCGTGA
- a CDS encoding DUF6082 family protein, which translates to MKLTTAVLAAGVAVSLTTAMVGAARLRQDARHQAERNEALLAGNQIDWLAQMSTNPDLAKLWKPEDMEAEEYMQLMSANRLICALSLRDRLGFVPKGHLPFFAAWIMKSDVSRRYWKRFGDLRAQEAEGDERAERFTNALDRAAQARSHEHTAAA; encoded by the coding sequence ATGAAGCTCACCACCGCCGTTCTCGCTGCCGGTGTTGCAGTCTCCCTCACCACCGCCATGGTCGGAGCGGCCCGGCTCCGGCAGGACGCACGACACCAGGCCGAGCGAAACGAGGCGCTGCTCGCGGGCAACCAGATCGACTGGCTGGCGCAGATGTCCACCAATCCCGATCTCGCCAAGCTCTGGAAGCCGGAGGACATGGAGGCCGAGGAGTACATGCAGCTCATGTCGGCCAACCGGCTCATCTGCGCGCTCAGTCTGCGCGACCGCCTCGGCTTCGTCCCGAAGGGGCACCTGCCCTTCTTCGCGGCCTGGATCATGAAGAGCGACGTCAGCCGACGGTACTGGAAGCGGTTCGGTGACCTCCGCGCCCAGGAGGCCGAGGGAGACGAGCGCGCCGAGCGGTTCACGAACGCTCTGGACCGGGCCGCTCAAGCCCGTTCGCACGAACACACCGCAGCCGCCTGA
- a CDS encoding 6-pyruvoyl trahydropterin synthase family protein: protein MDFSAVPLPPGDFTIGKTFNFEAGHRLPGLPDEHKCSRQHGHSYEVEVILTAPSLEEPGFVADFGALAPFKEFLNTELDHYNLHEILPFEPTSERLAQFLAGWFLQNLQPAIPGRLVAVLVRETQSSWARFDVEGR, encoded by the coding sequence GTGGACTTCAGTGCTGTTCCACTACCGCCCGGCGACTTCACCATCGGGAAGACGTTCAACTTCGAGGCTGGCCACCGGCTTCCCGGGCTGCCGGACGAGCACAAGTGCTCGCGCCAGCACGGGCACAGCTACGAGGTCGAGGTCATCCTCACCGCACCCTCGCTGGAGGAGCCCGGCTTCGTCGCCGACTTCGGGGCGCTCGCTCCGTTCAAAGAGTTCCTGAACACCGAACTCGACCATTACAACCTGCACGAGATTCTTCCCTTCGAGCCGACCTCGGAGCGCCTGGCCCAGTTCCTGGCCGGGTGGTTCCTCCAGAACCTTCAGCCCGCCATCCCCGGCCGCCTGGTCGCCGTCCTGGTCCGCGAGACCCAGAGCAGCTGGGCCCGCTTCGATGTGGAGGGACGGTGA
- a CDS encoding 7-carboxy-7-deazaguanine synthase QueE encodes MTAFEPITDEPTADEGESRLIVAECFGVEVPTFQGEGPSCGHPALFIRLSRCNLTCAKCDTKYTWDWSQFDPRKESAKQSVADLVAWAASSPVELVVITGGEPLIQQARLVPLVRGLTAADKRIEFETNGTIAPAPELVADGVRFNVSPKLASFGVKETKSIVPAALESFVSSGRAAFKFVASTVADLDRIAELTDTYRLAPVWVMPEGTIPEVITATTRVLADAVAARHWHFTTRLHVLAFADARGR; translated from the coding sequence GTGACCGCATTCGAGCCGATCACCGACGAACCGACGGCTGACGAAGGCGAATCCCGCCTGATCGTCGCGGAGTGCTTCGGCGTCGAGGTACCGACCTTCCAGGGCGAGGGACCGAGCTGCGGACACCCGGCGCTGTTCATCCGCCTGTCCCGGTGCAACCTCACCTGCGCGAAATGCGACACGAAGTACACCTGGGACTGGTCCCAGTTCGATCCGCGCAAGGAGTCGGCGAAGCAGTCGGTGGCGGACCTGGTGGCCTGGGCCGCGTCCTCGCCGGTCGAGCTCGTCGTGATCACCGGCGGCGAGCCGTTGATCCAGCAGGCGCGACTGGTGCCTCTCGTCCGGGGACTGACAGCAGCCGACAAGCGGATCGAGTTCGAGACGAACGGCACCATCGCGCCCGCTCCCGAGCTGGTGGCCGACGGGGTCCGGTTCAACGTCTCGCCCAAGCTCGCCAGCTTCGGCGTGAAGGAGACCAAGAGCATCGTGCCCGCCGCGCTGGAGTCGTTCGTGTCGTCCGGGCGGGCGGCGTTCAAGTTCGTCGCTTCCACGGTGGCCGACCTCGACCGGATCGCCGAGCTGACCGACACCTACCGGCTCGCGCCGGTGTGGGTGATGCCGGAGGGCACCATCCCCGAGGTGATCACCGCGACCACCCGGGTCCTCGCGGACGCGGTCGCGGCCCGGCACTGGCACTTCACCACCCGCCTTCACGTGTTGGCCTTCGCGGACGCCCGAGGCCGCTGA
- the folE gene encoding GTP cyclohydrolase I, with the protein MTTSIASPAAAPTAAVPGPAAVIDTGRVAGLIHQLLAELGEDPAREGLTGTPDRVAAWWKAFLSPDGAATATCFTESQLGGQLVIVGGMSVWSLCEHHMLPMNLQVTAGYVPDGEVVGLSKFGRIAQHFAGRLQVQERFTRQVAEYLNGVIGHEDVAVAVRGVHLCMSMRGVRMEEARTTTVHSGGRFGTDPVLSQQFLTLTTGLWGAP; encoded by the coding sequence ATGACGACCTCTATCGCCAGCCCTGCGGCGGCGCCGACCGCCGCCGTCCCCGGGCCCGCTGCGGTCATCGACACCGGCCGGGTCGCCGGCCTGATCCACCAACTCTTGGCCGAGCTGGGCGAGGACCCCGCCCGCGAGGGGCTGACCGGCACCCCGGACCGCGTCGCGGCCTGGTGGAAAGCCTTCCTGTCCCCGGACGGCGCCGCAACGGCCACCTGCTTCACCGAGTCCCAGCTGGGTGGTCAGCTGGTCATCGTGGGCGGCATGAGCGTGTGGTCGCTCTGCGAGCACCACATGCTGCCCATGAACTTGCAGGTCACGGCCGGATACGTGCCGGATGGCGAGGTGGTGGGCCTGTCGAAGTTCGGGCGGATCGCCCAGCACTTTGCCGGCCGACTGCAGGTCCAGGAACGCTTCACCCGCCAGGTCGCCGAATACCTCAACGGCGTGATCGGACACGAGGACGTCGCCGTCGCCGTGCGCGGCGTGCACCTGTGCATGAGCATGCGGGGCGTACGGATGGAGGAGGCCCGCACCACCACAGTGCACTCGGGCGGGCGCTTCGGCACCGACCCCGTCCTTTCCCAGCAGTTCCTCACCCTCACCACCGGCCTGTGGGGGGCGCCGTGA
- a CDS encoding dTMP kinase, which translates to MTANAPTTPAAGKLITFVGGDGAGKSTLAARLYQALNDAGHTAVLIGKHSSDVPQDPELSAYLDRLNELVYRRDARVAQACGDHYWLLALASWYTLQDRLVIQLALAAGTHVILDNAHHKILARYAVNPEISSRLCEQVFAHLTKPDLVFLLNIGAREALVRKGSFTSLEAGHAGGGDEDFIRYQDTVLDQMREQAQRGAWLTLDVAQLDRDQVFKAAAAALADRLHLTV; encoded by the coding sequence ATGACGGCGAACGCGCCGACCACCCCCGCAGCCGGGAAGCTGATCACCTTCGTCGGCGGTGACGGGGCCGGCAAGTCGACCCTCGCCGCCCGCCTCTACCAGGCCCTGAACGACGCCGGCCACACGGCAGTCCTCATCGGCAAGCACAGCAGCGACGTCCCCCAGGACCCGGAGCTGTCCGCCTACCTCGACCGCCTCAACGAGCTGGTCTACCGGCGCGACGCCCGCGTCGCTCAGGCATGCGGCGACCACTACTGGCTGCTGGCCCTGGCCTCCTGGTACACCCTGCAGGACCGGCTCGTCATCCAGCTGGCCCTCGCCGCGGGCACCCACGTGATCCTCGACAACGCGCACCACAAGATTCTCGCCCGGTACGCGGTCAACCCTGAAATCTCCTCCCGCCTGTGCGAGCAGGTCTTCGCGCATCTGACGAAGCCGGACCTGGTGTTCCTCCTGAACATCGGTGCCCGCGAGGCTCTCGTCCGCAAGGGCTCGTTCACTTCCCTGGAGGCCGGCCACGCCGGCGGCGGTGACGAGGACTTCATCCGCTACCAGGACACCGTGCTGGACCAGATGCGCGAACAGGCGCAGCGCGGCGCCTGGCTGACGCTGGACGTCGCCCAGTTGGACCGCGACCAGGTCTTCAAGGCCGCCGCCGCCGCTCTGGCCGACCGTCTGCACCTGACCGTCTGA
- a CDS encoding DUF2797 domain-containing protein, with protein sequence MDQDLPASGTYVCHGITWASGDPRLLLAPVPGGPLVYAPVTGRRLGYQVSGTGRWCTGRYRFADRVRVEAVACPDRAPAEAGGQCAACAGRDDFRFAHRFHSGGHVPDALAAYMAQPHWLYLATFADGTTKIGTAADPRKRSRLDEQGALIATYLAQSADGRAVRFLEDALTRRLGLTQTVRAAAKLTALAELRDLAPAGAAHQQHLDRATEALSGLNVPATPEPWTPPGEGDLLRTPEARCALYPHDPRAGEHGLTVLSCLGSQVLATLDGDGEQLPYLLDLGALKGRRIVLGAQFSSPPAVVQSVLF encoded by the coding sequence ATGGACCAGGACCTGCCCGCCAGTGGGACATACGTCTGCCACGGCATCACCTGGGCAAGCGGAGACCCCCGTCTTCTACTCGCCCCCGTGCCCGGCGGACCGCTTGTCTACGCCCCGGTCACGGGCAGGCGCCTGGGTTACCAGGTGAGCGGTACCGGCCGGTGGTGCACCGGCCGGTACCGGTTCGCCGACCGCGTCCGCGTCGAGGCGGTCGCCTGCCCTGACCGGGCCCCGGCCGAGGCCGGCGGCCAGTGCGCGGCCTGCGCCGGGCGGGACGACTTCCGCTTCGCCCACCGGTTCCACTCCGGCGGGCACGTTCCCGACGCCCTGGCGGCGTACATGGCCCAGCCGCACTGGCTGTACCTGGCGACGTTCGCCGACGGCACCACCAAGATCGGCACCGCGGCCGATCCCCGTAAGCGCTCCCGCCTCGACGAGCAGGGCGCGCTGATCGCCACCTACCTCGCCCAGAGTGCTGACGGCCGCGCCGTGCGGTTCCTGGAGGATGCCCTCACCCGCCGCCTCGGCCTGACGCAGACCGTGCGAGCCGCGGCCAAGCTGACGGCCCTGGCCGAGCTGCGCGACCTCGCCCCGGCCGGCGCCGCCCACCAGCAGCACCTCGACCGCGCCACCGAGGCCCTGAGCGGCCTGAACGTCCCGGCCACGCCGGAGCCGTGGACGCCACCCGGCGAGGGCGACCTACTACGGACGCCGGAGGCCAGGTGCGCCTTGTACCCGCACGATCCACGGGCGGGTGAGCACGGGCTGACGGTGCTCTCCTGCCTCGGCTCCCAGGTCCTCGCCACCCTCGACGGCGACGGTGAACAACTGCCCTACCTACTCGACCTCGGCGCCCTCAAGGGCCGCCGCATCGTCCTCGGCGCCCAGTTCTCCTCACCGCCCGCCGTCGTACAGTCCGTGCTCTTTTGA